From Meiothermus sp., a single genomic window includes:
- a CDS encoding HAMP domain-containing sensor histidine kinase, which produces MSLRLRLALFIAVAIAGALLVQGFLGYASFERLQMGGLEQQLDAYLGRIVDQLEGRRGPPRMFRRDRDSENRSPGAGLPSLIERMGSDNAPLLPLPNPAPPGTIAHARLLREGVVLQEWGSFPPEIPIATQPQARLEQNWLYRSVRLRPGVYLQGAIEASQVRASLVGYQQTVLFTALAVAFLGALAAWLVSGPALRPLRHLQEATRQIADSGDLSLRVPTEGSGELLHLSQTFNQMLERLSAFRQRETEFTRNAAHELRTPLTAIRLQLDSQKQGLSTPEETLSVVQEEVERMTHLSESLLTLAREGRGQRVGLDLAQLALEVAQSAGVPYQGPERLEISGDPILLRQALENLIGNAQKYAPGAAVRVELESLPDRALVLLRVRDEGPGMPPEVLQRAAEPFYRAPGVRVPGHGLGLSVVAQVARAHGGKLVLRPNQPQGLLAELWIKRA; this is translated from the coding sequence ATGAGCCTGCGCCTTCGGCTGGCCCTCTTTATTGCCGTGGCCATTGCCGGGGCCCTGCTGGTGCAGGGTTTTTTGGGTTACGCCAGCTTCGAGCGCTTGCAGATGGGGGGCCTCGAGCAGCAGTTGGACGCCTACCTTGGGCGCATCGTAGATCAGCTCGAGGGCCGCCGGGGCCCCCCCCGCATGTTCCGGCGGGATCGGGACTCCGAAAACCGCTCTCCGGGCGCCGGCCTGCCCAGTCTGATCGAACGCATGGGTTCCGACAACGCGCCGCTGCTTCCCCTCCCCAACCCGGCCCCGCCCGGCACCATCGCTCACGCCCGGCTGCTGCGGGAGGGGGTGGTGCTGCAGGAGTGGGGCAGTTTTCCCCCCGAAATTCCCATTGCCACCCAGCCCCAGGCCCGGCTCGAGCAAAACTGGCTCTACCGCAGCGTGCGGCTGCGGCCAGGGGTTTATCTGCAAGGGGCCATCGAGGCCAGCCAGGTGCGGGCCAGCCTGGTCGGCTACCAGCAAACCGTGCTTTTTACCGCGCTGGCGGTGGCGTTTTTGGGCGCGCTGGCGGCCTGGCTGGTGAGCGGGCCGGCGCTGCGGCCTTTGCGCCACCTGCAAGAAGCTACCCGCCAGATTGCCGACTCGGGCGACCTGAGCCTGCGGGTACCCACCGAGGGCAGCGGCGAGCTTCTGCACCTGAGCCAAACCTTCAACCAGATGCTGGAACGGCTTTCGGCCTTCCGCCAGCGCGAAACCGAGTTCACCCGCAACGCCGCCCACGAGTTGCGCACCCCCCTTACCGCTATCCGCTTGCAGCTCGATTCGCAAAAACAGGGGCTCTCCACCCCGGAGGAGACCCTCTCGGTGGTGCAGGAAGAGGTCGAGCGCATGACCCACCTGAGCGAGTCGCTCCTGACCCTGGCGCGGGAGGGGCGGGGCCAGCGGGTTGGGCTCGACCTGGCCCAGCTCGCCCTCGAGGTAGCCCAGTCTGCCGGCGTACCCTACCAGGGGCCCGAGCGGCTGGAAATCTCCGGCGACCCCATCCTGCTGCGTCAGGCTCTGGAAAACCTAATCGGCAACGCCCAAAAATACGCTCCCGGCGCGGCTGTGCGGGTTGAGCTCGAGTCCCTCCCCGACCGCGCTTTGGTTCTCCTGCGGGTGCGCGACGAGGGGCCGGGGATGCCCCCCGAGGTGCTACAGCGGGCCGCCGAGCCCTTTTACCGCGCGCCGGGGGTGCGCGTGCCCGGTCATGGGCTGGGCCTTTCGGTGGTGGCCCAGGTAGCCCGGGCCCATGGAGGCAAGCTGGTGCTGCGGCCCAACCAGCCCCAAGGCCTGCTGGCCGAGCTGTGGATCAAGCGGGCTTGA
- a CDS encoding response regulator transcription factor, with translation MSASTDTLETVALVLVVEDEPEIAEILEGYLRREGFRIERASDGKQALNLIRAARPDLVLLDIMLPEMDGLEVLRRVRSNGSTPVILLTARTEDLDKLLGLELGADDYVTKPFSPREVVARVKAVLRRAVSSEASKPILRVGPLEIDSEKVMARLGSERLELTPTEFRLLETLARTPGKAFTRTELLEAALPESDALERVVDVHLKNLRKKLEAAGGARLLETVRGVGYRLWPEG, from the coding sequence ATGTCGGCGTCTACCGATACACTGGAAACGGTGGCACTGGTACTGGTGGTCGAAGACGAACCGGAGATTGCCGAGATCCTCGAGGGCTACCTGCGCCGCGAGGGTTTCCGTATCGAACGGGCCTCGGATGGCAAACAGGCCCTGAACCTGATCCGGGCGGCCCGGCCTGATCTGGTACTCCTGGACATCATGCTGCCGGAGATGGACGGCCTCGAGGTGCTGCGGCGCGTTCGAAGCAACGGTTCGACTCCGGTGATTCTGCTCACGGCCCGCACCGAAGACCTGGACAAGCTGCTGGGTCTGGAGCTGGGCGCCGACGACTACGTGACCAAACCCTTCAGCCCCCGCGAGGTAGTGGCCCGGGTCAAGGCGGTGTTGCGCCGGGCCGTGAGCAGCGAGGCCAGCAAGCCCATTCTGCGGGTGGGGCCGCTGGAGATTGATAGCGAAAAAGTGATGGCAAGGCTGGGTTCGGAGCGCCTCGAGCTCACCCCCACCGAGTTTCGGCTGCTGGAAACCCTGGCCCGCACCCCCGGCAAGGCTTTTACCCGCACCGAGCTACTGGAGGCGGCCCTGCCCGAATCCGACGCGCTGGAACGGGTGGTGGACGTGCACCTCAAAAACCTGCGCAAGAAGCTCGAGGCCGCCGGCGGAGCAAGGCTTTTGGAGACCGTGCGGGGGGTGGGGTACCGGCTGTGGCCGGAGGGCTAG
- a CDS encoding methylated-DNA--[protein]-cysteine S-methyltransferase, whose product MKHRVYRRGGQGMRIRYAFVDGPIGKLLIGATEKGICSLLLGDSEAELEAVLREEFAQARLERGVLTEYVQPVLDYLGKQTPPNVPLDLRGTAFQLKVWEALRQIPAGETRTYGELAELVGDPKAVRAVAAACGANPAALVVPCHRVVGRDGQLTGYRWGLKRKQQLLEQEKAPPRFT is encoded by the coding sequence ATGAAACATAGGGTCTACCGCCGGGGCGGGCAGGGCATGAGGATTCGCTATGCCTTTGTCGATGGCCCCATAGGAAAGCTGCTGATTGGGGCCACCGAAAAAGGCATCTGCTCGCTCCTGCTAGGGGATAGCGAGGCCGAATTGGAAGCCGTCCTGCGCGAGGAGTTTGCCCAGGCCCGGTTGGAGCGGGGCGTCCTGACCGAGTATGTACAGCCGGTGTTGGATTACCTCGGCAAACAGACGCCGCCAAACGTCCCGCTCGATCTACGTGGCACCGCTTTCCAGCTCAAGGTCTGGGAGGCCCTGCGTCAGATTCCCGCCGGAGAGACCCGCACCTACGGCGAGCTGGCCGAGCTGGTGGGCGACCCCAAAGCCGTGCGGGCGGTTGCGGCTGCCTGCGGGGCCAACCCTGCTGCGCTGGTGGTGCCCTGCCACCGGGTAGTGGGTCGGGACGGCCAGCTAACCGGCTACCGCTGGGGCTTGAAGCGTAAACAGCAACTGCTGGAACAAGAAAAAGCACCACCCCGATTCACGTAA
- a CDS encoding ATP-binding protein produces MRWFNRIEVRLSLLMALVAVTTSLLTVALNTLQRERTFRELPAEVRDFLRRNEGRPPSLNLTPELRQLLAEGRELRVQMRPSTTPDNPNPIFLVSPLDDPDAPPVALQAPPRPRRPSLEARLQQNLLIAGLVAALLGGLVALVFARRMARPIEAISAAASRLAQGNLSVRIPVPRGEDEVARLARSFNHMAASLERLETERKAMIADIAHELRTPLTVMQGRLEAIQDGVMPLEMAEIDRLHHQTALLARLVEDLRTLSLADAGRLNLMLRKLDLVEQVQRAVGAFQAALQAKAIRLELNLPSTPLYIQADPDRLSQVIGNLLTNALAHTPTGGTIALEITSDPAQAYLRIQDSGPGIPEEALGKVFDRFYRAEASRSRASGGSGLGLAIVKALVELHGGRVAARNHPAGGALFELALPLKPA; encoded by the coding sequence ATGCGCTGGTTCAACCGCATCGAAGTTCGCCTGAGCCTGCTGATGGCTCTGGTGGCGGTGACCACCAGCCTGCTTACGGTGGCCCTCAACACCCTCCAGCGCGAGCGAACTTTTCGGGAGCTGCCCGCCGAGGTGCGGGACTTTCTGCGGCGTAACGAGGGCCGCCCCCCCAGTCTGAACCTGACCCCCGAGCTGCGGCAACTGCTGGCCGAGGGCCGCGAGCTTCGGGTACAGATGCGCCCTTCCACCACCCCCGACAACCCCAACCCCATCTTCCTGGTGAGCCCTCTGGACGACCCCGATGCCCCACCGGTAGCGCTTCAGGCTCCCCCTCGCCCTCGCAGGCCCAGCCTGGAGGCCCGCTTGCAGCAGAACCTGCTGATTGCCGGCCTGGTGGCTGCGCTGCTGGGCGGGTTGGTGGCACTGGTGTTTGCCCGCCGGATGGCCCGGCCCATCGAGGCCATCTCGGCGGCGGCGAGTCGCCTGGCCCAGGGGAACCTCTCGGTGCGCATTCCGGTGCCCCGCGGCGAGGACGAAGTGGCCCGGCTGGCCCGTAGCTTCAACCACATGGCGGCCTCGCTCGAGCGCCTCGAGACCGAGCGCAAGGCCATGATTGCCGACATTGCCCATGAACTGCGCACCCCCCTCACGGTCATGCAGGGCCGGCTGGAAGCCATCCAGGACGGGGTGATGCCACTGGAGATGGCCGAGATCGACCGTCTGCACCACCAGACCGCCCTGCTGGCCCGCCTGGTGGAAGACCTGCGTACCCTTTCGCTGGCCGATGCAGGGCGGCTCAACCTGATGCTGCGCAAGCTGGATCTGGTCGAGCAGGTGCAGCGGGCAGTGGGCGCGTTTCAGGCGGCTTTACAGGCCAAGGCGATTCGGCTCGAGCTAAACCTGCCCTCCACGCCCCTTTATATCCAGGCTGACCCCGACCGGCTTTCGCAGGTGATAGGGAACCTGCTCACCAACGCCCTGGCCCACACCCCTACGGGTGGAACGATTGCCCTCGAGATCACCTCCGACCCGGCCCAAGCCTACCTGCGGATTCAAGACAGCGGCCCCGGCATTCCTGAAGAAGCCCTCGGCAAGGTGTTCGACCGCTTCTACCGGGCCGAAGCCTCGCGCTCGAGGGCCAGCGGGGGCAGCGGGCTGGGGCTGGCCATTGTCAAGGCCCTGGTAGAACTGCACGGGGGCCGGGTAGCAGCCCGAAACCACCCCGCAGGCGGGGCCCTGTTCGAACTGGCGCTTCCCCTCAAGCCCGCTTGA
- a CDS encoding [LysW]-lysine hydrolase, which yields MLDPVEFLKGALEIPSVSGQERPVAEYLAEGMRQLGYAKAWVDEADNARGQIGTGPLQVVLLGHIDTVPGVVPVRLEGDKLFGRGSVDAKGPFVTFVLAAAGLSPEVLQKLTVHVVGATEEEVPSSKGARYVVDKLKPDFVVIGEPSSWQGITLGYKGRLLVRVRREKDNFHSAHHEPNAAEELISYFVSIKAWAEAMNGGQGPFNQVQYNLRDFKIEHPDNRQQAEMKFDLRLPPRLSVEEAIRHLSAYAPPILDLDFSGREVPYVGPKDTPLTRALRLGIRQAGGEPVFKYKTGTSDMNIVAPHWKVPMVAYGPGDSTLDHTPNEHVEISEFLKAIEALRAALTWLAQ from the coding sequence ATGTTAGACCCCGTCGAGTTTTTAAAAGGCGCCCTCGAGATCCCCTCGGTCTCGGGGCAGGAGCGCCCGGTGGCCGAGTATCTGGCCGAGGGCATGAGACAACTGGGCTATGCCAAAGCCTGGGTAGACGAGGCCGACAACGCCCGGGGCCAGATTGGCACGGGGCCTTTGCAGGTGGTGCTTTTGGGGCACATCGACACCGTGCCGGGGGTGGTGCCGGTGCGGCTCGAGGGCGACAAGCTCTTTGGCCGGGGCTCGGTGGACGCCAAAGGGCCCTTTGTGACCTTTGTGCTGGCCGCCGCCGGGCTTTCCCCCGAGGTCTTGCAGAAGCTAACCGTCCATGTGGTCGGGGCCACCGAGGAGGAAGTCCCCAGTTCCAAAGGGGCCCGCTACGTGGTGGACAAGCTCAAGCCCGACTTTGTGGTGATTGGCGAGCCCTCGAGCTGGCAGGGTATCACCCTGGGCTACAAGGGCCGCCTCTTGGTGCGGGTGCGGCGCGAGAAAGACAACTTTCACTCGGCCCACCACGAGCCCAACGCCGCCGAGGAGCTCATCAGCTACTTCGTCAGCATCAAGGCCTGGGCCGAGGCCATGAACGGCGGCCAGGGGCCTTTCAACCAGGTGCAGTACAACCTGCGCGACTTCAAAATCGAGCACCCCGACAACCGCCAGCAGGCCGAGATGAAGTTCGACCTGCGCCTGCCGCCCCGGCTTTCGGTCGAGGAGGCCATCCGCCACCTTTCGGCCTACGCCCCACCCATTCTCGACCTCGACTTCTCCGGGCGCGAGGTGCCCTATGTGGGCCCCAAGGACACCCCGCTCACCCGCGCCTTGCGCTTGGGCATCCGCCAGGCCGGGGGTGAGCCGGTGTTCAAGTACAAGACCGGCACCTCCGACATGAACATCGTGGCCCCCCACTGGAAGGTGCCCATGGTGGCCTACGGGCCGGGCGACTCTACCCTCGACCACACCCCCAATGAACACGTGGAAATTTCCGAGTTCCTAAAGGCCATCGAGGCTTTGCGGGCCGCTTTGACCTGGCTGGCGCAATAG
- a CDS encoding MFS transporter: MAWALIPSGVLIYVALYSVVPMLPGLERLFGTAPGSTHLGISLPFLVLVLFSPLVPRIRLPVGSVIGGGLLGVGLFGILAGLAPTLEIWTLCRTLQGAFAAAVPGLSLALLPRLFPGKHAQMAGFWVAGNVLGGGLGRGLGGLLAEAVGERLAIVLLALPVAVIALFVLRERDRLALPAPRYTLSAWPLYTLGFTLLFVNFFVANLLPYRLEGLGLSQGQIGGIFFAYLAGIPGSALAGVWVKRLGAVRAFRLAFGVVALGLLLQLPDQPFWILVGFVLMMAGIFTAQAIAGGVSGRGGSGVSGTYVAAFYLGGTVAGLVYPPFIGQSALWSQGVALGVSLLAALLAGRALR, from the coding sequence GTGGCCTGGGCCTTGATTCCATCGGGGGTTTTGATCTACGTGGCGCTGTACTCGGTGGTACCCATGCTACCCGGATTGGAGCGCCTCTTCGGCACCGCCCCCGGCAGCACCCACCTGGGCATCAGCCTGCCCTTTCTGGTGCTGGTACTGTTCTCGCCTCTCGTGCCGCGCATCCGCCTGCCGGTAGGAAGCGTGATTGGCGGGGGGCTACTCGGGGTGGGTTTGTTTGGCATTCTGGCCGGGCTGGCCCCCACACTTGAAATCTGGACGCTGTGCCGGACGCTGCAAGGGGCCTTTGCAGCGGCAGTGCCGGGGCTTTCGCTGGCCTTGTTACCCCGACTCTTCCCCGGAAAACACGCCCAGATGGCCGGGTTCTGGGTGGCCGGGAATGTGTTGGGCGGGGGCCTGGGGCGGGGGCTGGGGGGGCTTTTGGCCGAAGCGGTGGGCGAGCGCCTGGCCATCGTTTTGCTGGCGCTGCCGGTAGCGGTCATTGCCCTTTTCGTGCTGCGAGAGCGCGACCGCCTGGCCCTACCCGCCCCCCGTTACACCCTGTCGGCCTGGCCCCTGTATACGCTGGGCTTTACCCTGCTCTTTGTGAACTTTTTTGTGGCCAACCTGCTGCCCTACCGCCTCGAGGGCCTGGGTTTGTCACAAGGCCAGATTGGGGGGATTTTTTTCGCTTACCTGGCGGGCATTCCCGGCAGCGCCTTGGCCGGGGTTTGGGTAAAGCGGCTGGGCGCGGTGCGGGCTTTTCGGCTGGCCTTTGGGGTGGTGGCACTGGGCCTGCTACTACAGCTCCCCGACCAACCCTTCTGGATTCTGGTGGGGTTTGTGCTCATGATGGCGGGCATTTTTACCGCCCAGGCCATTGCGGGCGGGGTTTCGGGGCGGGGGGGCAGTGGTGTGAGCGGTACCTATGTGGCCGCTTTTTACCTGGGGGGTACGGTGGCGGGGCTGGTGTACCCGCCCTTTATCGGGCAAAGCGCGCTGTGGAGCCAGGGGGTGGCCCTGGGGGTCTCGCTCTTAGCCGCGCTGCTGGCCGGGCGGGCGCTGCGCTAA
- a CDS encoding response regulator transcription factor has protein sequence MRLLLVEDEPNIARPVKRALEAQGHQVHHAPDLTTARELLMELEPDLMILDVRLPESEDGGFILAKEARSAGYKGPILFMTARDALADRVMGLDEGGDDYVVKPFDLPELLARVRALLRRVSEVKQSRVQYGPLELDLTDRSVRWEGRVVELSPREYALLERLALFPGRVYSPEELLDLIWGDEASDTGVVKVCVHHLRSKLVNSVVRTVPGGYRLGVEP, from the coding sequence ATGCGGCTTTTGCTGGTCGAGGACGAACCCAACATTGCCCGCCCGGTCAAGCGGGCCCTGGAGGCCCAGGGGCACCAGGTGCACCATGCACCCGACTTGACCACGGCCCGGGAGCTGCTCATGGAGCTCGAGCCCGACCTGATGATTCTGGATGTGCGGTTGCCGGAGTCGGAGGATGGGGGATTTATCCTGGCAAAAGAGGCCCGCAGCGCAGGCTACAAAGGCCCCATCCTGTTCATGACCGCCCGCGATGCGTTGGCAGACCGGGTAATGGGGCTCGACGAGGGCGGCGACGACTACGTGGTTAAGCCCTTCGACCTGCCGGAGCTGTTGGCCCGGGTGCGGGCACTGCTGCGCCGGGTGAGCGAGGTGAAGCAGAGCCGGGTGCAGTATGGGCCCCTCGAGCTCGACCTGACCGACCGCAGCGTGCGCTGGGAGGGGCGGGTGGTGGAGCTGAGCCCGCGGGAGTATGCCCTGCTGGAACGGCTGGCCCTATTTCCAGGCCGCGTCTACAGCCCGGAAGAGCTGTTGGATTTGATCTGGGGTGACGAAGCCTCGGACACCGGGGTGGTCAAGGTATGCGTCCACCACCTGCGCAGCAAGCTGGTTAACAGCGTGGTGCGCACGGTGCCGGGGGGCTACAGGCTGGGGGTGGAGCCATGA
- a CDS encoding DeoR/GlpR family DNA-binding transcription regulator: MPSLEATFRHQEILQALHHEGRVQVRELAAHFGVSTVTIRTDLEYLEQQGLLRRTRGGAVPAETKRFELPLEATRQVHAKEKESIGRHAAGLVRDGETVILDVGSTTTELAKALPSSLKNVVVITSGLNIALLLESHPGITVIVTGGTLRPLQHSLVNPYGTLLLQEINADKAFIGCNGVHPDKGFTNTNLQEAEIKRAMMEAARKTIVLADHSKLMQVAAARIGPLEAAELLITDRKAKSEDLQALRQRGLEVALATRNA, from the coding sequence ATGCCCTCGCTCGAGGCTACCTTTCGCCATCAGGAAATCCTGCAGGCGCTGCACCATGAGGGGCGGGTGCAGGTGCGCGAGCTGGCCGCACATTTTGGGGTTTCCACGGTTACCATCCGCACCGACCTGGAGTACCTGGAGCAACAGGGGTTGCTGCGCCGCACCCGGGGAGGCGCGGTGCCGGCGGAGACCAAGCGCTTCGAGCTGCCCCTCGAGGCGACCCGGCAGGTACACGCCAAAGAGAAGGAAAGCATTGGACGCCACGCCGCCGGGCTGGTGCGCGACGGCGAGACCGTTATTCTGGACGTGGGTAGCACCACCACCGAGCTGGCCAAGGCCCTCCCATCTTCGCTAAAAAACGTAGTGGTGATCACCAGTGGCCTCAACATCGCCCTGCTGCTGGAGTCGCATCCGGGCATCACGGTGATCGTCACCGGGGGCACCCTGCGGCCCTTGCAGCACTCGCTGGTAAACCCCTACGGTACGCTGCTGCTGCAAGAAATCAATGCCGACAAAGCCTTCATCGGCTGCAATGGGGTGCACCCGGACAAAGGCTTCACCAACACCAACCTGCAAGAGGCCGAAATCAAGCGGGCCATGATGGAAGCCGCTCGCAAAACCATCGTGCTGGCCGACCACAGCAAGCTGATGCAGGTGGCTGCGGCCCGCATCGGGCCCCTGGAGGCCGCTGAGCTGCTCATCACCGACCGTAAGGCCAAAAGCGAAGACCTCCAAGCGCTAAGGCAGCGGGGTCTCGAGGTGGCCCTGGCCACACGGAATGCATAG
- a CDS encoding MFS transporter — MTLPQGEPRRSQNLAIWEGMLAILFINWSTGVVMTGYALWLGAPPVALAILGALPMVGQMAAPLALFFRGSRKRLSAALSVLGRGIFVLTLLLPLLPEPWRIPGLLIIAALSQLIVAPVNVLWTSWMADLVPEQSRGRYFGLRNGILGLVGTLGNLAAGSLIDALGKPWGFLLVLGIAVVAGVSATFILRRQFEPPSASTPPRFAEFVQPLSDRRFRGFLGFVVLFLGAVSVGGPFVFPLFLEYVRMSFTQVGLWTVIAASCGLVLSPLWGRLADRIGHWQVLLLSSSVAALVLPPLWLAGGPGRLETIWAAAAFDAVAWGGIGTALTNVALQSASPEKRNLYLVWYWMAFAVGGILGSLLGGLLGSLQAQLKLFPSPYHLPILVSMLLRVVAVYYLWWRIRRDKKRAAGLAGLEAKPPTDPARQELS, encoded by the coding sequence GTGACGCTGCCCCAAGGCGAGCCCCGCCGTTCGCAAAACCTGGCTATCTGGGAGGGCATGCTGGCCATCCTGTTCATCAACTGGAGCACCGGCGTGGTCATGACCGGCTATGCGCTCTGGCTGGGCGCACCGCCGGTGGCTTTGGCCATCCTGGGTGCCTTGCCCATGGTAGGCCAGATGGCCGCGCCGCTGGCCCTCTTCTTTCGGGGGAGCCGCAAGCGTCTGAGCGCCGCTTTGTCGGTGCTGGGGCGCGGTATTTTTGTGCTGACCCTGCTCTTGCCCTTGTTGCCCGAGCCCTGGCGCATCCCCGGCCTGCTGATCATCGCGGCGCTATCGCAGCTCATCGTGGCGCCGGTGAATGTGCTGTGGACAAGCTGGATGGCCGATCTGGTACCCGAGCAAAGCCGGGGGCGCTACTTTGGCCTTCGTAACGGCATTCTGGGCCTGGTGGGCACCCTGGGCAACCTGGCGGCGGGCAGCCTGATTGACGCTCTGGGCAAGCCCTGGGGGTTTTTGCTGGTGCTGGGCATCGCAGTGGTTGCGGGGGTGAGTGCCACCTTCATTTTGCGGCGGCAGTTTGAACCCCCCTCGGCCAGCACACCCCCCCGCTTCGCCGAGTTTGTCCAGCCCCTCTCCGACCGGCGTTTTCGGGGATTTTTGGGCTTTGTGGTGCTGTTTTTGGGGGCGGTGAGCGTGGGCGGGCCGTTTGTGTTTCCGCTTTTTCTCGAGTATGTCCGCATGAGCTTTACCCAGGTGGGCCTCTGGACGGTGATTGCTGCGAGTTGCGGGCTGGTGCTGAGCCCCTTGTGGGGCCGCCTGGCCGACCGGATTGGGCACTGGCAGGTGTTGCTCTTGAGCAGCAGTGTGGCCGCACTGGTACTGCCTCCGCTCTGGCTGGCGGGGGGGCCGGGCAGGCTCGAGACCATCTGGGCCGCCGCCGCCTTCGATGCAGTTGCCTGGGGCGGTATCGGCACCGCCCTCACCAACGTAGCGCTGCAAAGCGCCTCGCCCGAGAAGCGCAACCTCTACCTGGTTTGGTACTGGATGGCTTTTGCGGTAGGGGGCATTCTGGGCTCGCTGTTGGGAGGGTTGTTGGGGAGCCTGCAAGCGCAGCTAAAGCTTTTTCCCAGCCCCTACCACCTGCCCATCCTGGTCTCGATGCTGTTGCGGGTGGTGGCGGTGTACTACCTGTGGTGGCGCATCCGGCGCGACAAAAAGCGGGCTGCCGGGTTGGCGGGGCTCGAGGCAAAGCCACCCACAGACCCGGCTCGTCAAGAGCTTTCGTGA
- a CDS encoding ferredoxin: protein MPHVIVEPCIGTKDKSCVEVCPVECIYDGGDQFYIHPDECIDCGACVPACPVSAIYPEEDVPEQWRDYIAKNRRLSGLE from the coding sequence ATGCCCCACGTAATTGTTGAACCCTGCATCGGCACCAAGGACAAATCCTGTGTCGAAGTCTGCCCGGTCGAGTGCATCTACGACGGCGGCGACCAGTTCTACATCCACCCCGACGAGTGCATCGACTGCGGCGCGTGTGTGCCGGCCTGCCCGGTCTCGGCCATCTACCCCGAGGAAGACGTACCCGAGCAGTGGCGTGACTACATCGCCAAAAACCGCAGACTGTCGGGCCTCGAGTAA
- a CDS encoding diguanylate cyclase, translating into MLHGSEAVGLWLHHLYWRAAWVGGAALALPQLWTGSETLRGAAGVYLAATLVAWLLARRYPQWITPAHLGLALGLLVWVFRQTGGGATLGWHPEISLYASAALATLGLTVLGLFGGLWLMLGGLILLVMLLPHPDSGPYWAVWAVWALGGLVGLSMFKALHRLEVTQQELSKAALRDRQTGLSTRLALEADYERYQALASRTDQPLLFSYWLWGTQDSKDPQNLRQEMAQLMQEALRQGDGLYRLDHDQFCGLHIGMVSGHQLTEHLSQRFGKAQVVWVVCNGLTLEEALNQAQDLLYRGPRQPARGMSAVPRA; encoded by the coding sequence ATGTTGCACGGGTCTGAAGCGGTGGGGCTTTGGCTTCACCATTTGTATTGGCGCGCGGCCTGGGTGGGGGGCGCGGCTTTGGCTTTGCCGCAGCTTTGGACGGGGTCGGAGACCCTCCGGGGGGCAGCGGGGGTCTACCTGGCGGCTACCCTGGTGGCCTGGCTGCTGGCTCGCCGTTATCCCCAGTGGATCACACCGGCTCACTTAGGGCTGGCCTTGGGGCTCTTGGTGTGGGTTTTTCGGCAAACGGGGGGTGGGGCCACCCTGGGATGGCACCCAGAGATAAGCCTTTATGCCAGTGCGGCCCTGGCCACCCTGGGCCTGACGGTGCTGGGTCTGTTTGGCGGGTTGTGGCTCATGCTGGGGGGGCTAATCCTCCTGGTGATGCTACTGCCCCACCCCGATTCGGGGCCGTACTGGGCGGTATGGGCGGTTTGGGCGTTGGGCGGACTGGTTGGGCTCTCGATGTTCAAGGCGCTTCATCGGCTCGAGGTCACCCAGCAAGAGCTATCCAAGGCAGCCCTGCGGGATCGCCAGACCGGCCTGAGTACCCGCCTGGCCCTCGAGGCCGACTACGAGCGCTACCAGGCCCTGGCCAGCCGTACCGATCAGCCGCTTTTATTCTCCTACTGGCTATGGGGAACGCAGGATTCCAAAGACCCCCAAAACCTTCGCCAAGAAATGGCCCAGCTTATGCAGGAGGCTTTGCGGCAGGGCGATGGGCTGTACCGGCTCGATCACGACCAGTTCTGCGGCCTACATATTGGAATGGTTAGCGGACACCAGCTCACCGAGCACCTGAGCCAGCGCTTTGGGAAGGCCCAGGTAGTCTGGGTCGTTTGTAATGGCCTAACCCTGGAGGAGGCCCTGAACCAGGCCCAGGATCTGCTCTACCGCGGTCCGCGGCAGCCCGCCCGGGGCATGTCTGCGGTGCCTAGAGCGTAA